A genomic stretch from Candidatus Schekmanbacteria bacterium includes:
- a CDS encoding NADH-quinone oxidoreductase subunit D produces MSEEKTEGTNFLRTEEVIINMGPQHPSTHGVLRILLKLDGEVVTDCEVVVGYLHRGIEKLCENKTYSQNIVYTDRLDYVASMTNNLAYVGAVEKLMGVDVPDRAQYIRIICSELQRIASHLLWLGTHAMDIGALTVFLYCFREREDILDIFEMLSGARLTYNYMRIGGVAQDIPDGFKERVIRFLESFPGHIDEYETLLTKNRIWLDRTVNVGTISAKDAIDLGLSGPSLRGSGVRWDIRKAEPYCIYDRFDFQVPIGTKGDTYDRYLVRMEELRQCVKIVKQAVAQLPDGEIMAKVPRVIKPPAGEVYHSIEAPKGELGFYIVSDGGEKPYRVKIRPPSFVNLESFKKMIMGHLVADVIAVIGTLDVVLGEVDR; encoded by the coding sequence ATGTCTGAGGAAAAAACAGAGGGTACGAATTTTTTAAGGACTGAAGAGGTCATTATAAACATGGGGCCTCAGCATCCAAGCACTCATGGTGTGCTTCGGATACTCCTTAAACTTGACGGCGAGGTGGTAACGGACTGCGAGGTTGTGGTCGGCTATCTCCACCGCGGTATCGAGAAACTCTGTGAAAACAAAACATACAGCCAGAACATAGTATATACGGACAGGCTTGATTACGTTGCGTCAATGACAAACAATCTGGCTTACGTTGGTGCCGTTGAAAAGCTGATGGGGGTAGATGTCCCGGATAGGGCACAATATATAAGGATAATCTGCTCGGAGCTTCAAAGGATAGCAAGCCATCTTCTCTGGCTTGGAACACATGCGATGGATATAGGAGCGCTTACTGTCTTCCTCTACTGTTTCCGCGAAAGGGAGGATATACTCGATATCTTCGAGATGTTAAGCGGCGCAAGGCTTACTTACAACTACATGCGCATTGGCGGTGTTGCACAGGACATCCCGGATGGATTCAAAGAGAGGGTAATACGCTTTCTTGAGTCTTTTCCCGGACATATTGATGAGTATGAAACCCTCCTTACCAAGAACCGTATATGGCTCGACAGGACAGTCAATGTGGGTACTATTTCAGCCAAAGATGCGATAGACCTTGGTCTTAGCGGACCGAGCCTCAGAGGTTCAGGGGTGAGGTGGGATATAAGGAAAGCAGAGCCATACTGCATATATGACCGTTTTGATTTTCAGGTTCCAATAGGTACAAAGGGTGATACATACGACAGGTATCTTGTAAGGATGGAAGAGTTGAGGCAGTGCGTAAAGATTGTTAAACAGGCTGTAGCTCAGCTGCCGGACGGGGAGATAATGGCAAAGGTTCCCCGTGTTATAAAGCCGCCTGCCGGTGAGGTATATCATTCCATTGAAGCACCCAAGGGGGAACTTGGTTTCTACATTGTAAGCGATGGAGGAGAAAAGCCTTACAGGGTGAAGATAAGACCACCGTCGTTTGTTAACCTCGAATCTTTCAAGAAAATGATCATGGGGCATCTTGTGGCGGATGTTATAGCGGTCATAGGAACACTTGATGTTGTTCTGGGCGAGGTGGACAGATGA
- the nuoL gene encoding NADH-quinone oxidoreductase subunit L, whose protein sequence is MLQYLFLIPLLPALGAFINGVCGLFSEKYRKREDIIHYVGCGAAIISCAIALGALADYMFFNHPASGTFEQDLFTWIPAGDFNVNIGFQLDQLSAVMLFVVTFVGMLIHIYSTGYMHGDDGYYRFFAYLNLFMFAMLLLILGNSFLLMFVGWEGVGLCSYLLIGFYIYKKSAGDAGKKAFVVNRIGDFGFILGIFCIYSVFGTLDFTTVFSNVEAHKETLLHATPLFGLSLVTVLTLSLFVGATGKSAQLPLYVWLPDAMEGPTPVSALIHAATMVTAGVYMVARCNHLFELAPLSLAVVATVGAITAIFSASIGLVQNDIKKVLAYSTVSQLGFMFIGCGVGAYAAGIFHLMTHAFFKACLFLGSGSVIHAMSGEQDIRKMGDLKGHMPRTYWTFLFATFAIAGIPPFAGFFSKDEILFKAFTTENPVLGDFRYVIWFLGACAAFMTSFYMFRLVNLTFKGESRVSHEAAHHLHESPINITLPLMVLGVLSLVGGLVGIPLIPGANRFHEFLSPIFGGSAHEAVAGAAEAVAEGAHESMGLEITLMIVSVGIALAGMMLAKKLYITSPELPDKLTEKFKKMYTVLLNKYYVDEIYDASVVNPIKSVSRGLWRFDAKRVDGVVNFTGYFTLITSHLSYLWDTYVVDGLVNGVANVIKYFSSTGRKLQSGFLNTYAMIMLVGIFILVSFYIVML, encoded by the coding sequence ATGCTGCAATATTTGTTTCTAATACCGCTTCTTCCTGCGCTGGGCGCTTTCATAAACGGCGTTTGCGGATTATTTTCTGAAAAGTACAGGAAGCGCGAGGACATCATCCATTATGTTGGTTGCGGAGCAGCGATTATCTCCTGCGCCATAGCGCTTGGAGCACTTGCTGACTATATGTTTTTTAATCATCCGGCAAGCGGCACATTTGAACAGGATCTTTTCACATGGATACCTGCCGGGGATTTCAATGTGAACATAGGGTTCCAGCTTGACCAGCTTTCGGCTGTGATGCTTTTTGTCGTCACATTCGTCGGAATGCTCATACATATTTATTCAACAGGATATATGCACGGAGACGACGGCTACTACAGGTTCTTTGCATATCTAAACCTCTTCATGTTTGCCATGCTTCTTCTTATCCTTGGAAACAGTTTTCTCCTTATGTTCGTTGGCTGGGAGGGAGTGGGACTCTGCTCATATCTTCTGATAGGTTTCTATATCTATAAAAAATCTGCTGGCGATGCAGGAAAAAAGGCTTTCGTCGTAAACAGGATAGGCGATTTCGGATTCATACTCGGCATATTCTGCATATATTCAGTGTTCGGTACCCTTGATTTCACAACGGTGTTTTCAAATGTTGAGGCACATAAGGAAACGCTCCTCCATGCGACACCGCTGTTCGGGCTTTCACTTGTTACGGTACTGACACTTTCCCTTTTTGTAGGCGCAACCGGAAAGTCAGCACAGCTTCCTTTATATGTGTGGCTTCCGGATGCTATGGAAGGTCCCACTCCGGTAAGCGCACTCATCCATGCTGCAACAATGGTGACCGCGGGTGTATACATGGTTGCGCGCTGCAATCATCTATTCGAGCTTGCCCCTCTTTCACTTGCAGTTGTTGCGACTGTCGGAGCCATTACGGCGATATTCTCTGCATCTATAGGACTTGTGCAGAATGACATAAAGAAAGTTCTTGCCTATTCCACGGTGAGCCAGCTTGGCTTCATGTTCATAGGCTGCGGGGTTGGTGCATACGCCGCGGGTATTTTCCATCTCATGACACATGCTTTCTTCAAGGCATGTCTCTTTCTTGGTTCAGGAAGCGTTATACACGCTATGAGCGGAGAGCAGGACATAAGAAAGATGGGAGACTTGAAAGGACACATGCCGCGCACCTACTGGACTTTTCTTTTTGCGACATTTGCTATTGCCGGGATTCCTCCTTTTGCAGGATTCTTCAGCAAGGACGAGATTCTTTTTAAGGCTTTCACTACGGAAAACCCTGTTCTTGGCGATTTCAGATATGTCATATGGTTCCTTGGTGCATGTGCGGCATTCATGACATCATTCTATATGTTCAGGCTTGTAAATCTCACATTCAAAGGTGAATCGCGCGTAAGCCATGAAGCTGCGCACCATCTCCATGAATCACCCATTAATATAACTCTGCCGCTTATGGTGTTGGGAGTCCTCTCTCTAGTAGGAGGTCTTGTAGGCATTCCATTGATCCCCGGAGCGAACAGATTCCATGAATTCCTAAGCCCCATATTCGGAGGCAGCGCGCATGAAGCCGTTGCCGGTGCAGCAGAGGCTGTTGCGGAAGGTGCCCATGAATCGATGGGGCTTGAAATTACACTTATGATAGTGTCTGTCGGAATAGCATTGGCAGGTATGATGCTTGCAAAGAAGCTTTACATAACAAGCCCTGAATTGCCTGACAAACTTACGGAGAAATTCAAGAAGATGTATACAGTGCTCCTTAACAAATACTATGTTGATGAAATTTACGATGCATCGGTGGTTAACCCAATAAAAAGTGTTTCAAGAGGCCTCTGGAGGTTTGATGCGAAGCGCGTTGACGGAGTGGTAAATTTCACAGGCTACTTCACCCTTATAACAAGTCATCTTTCATATCTTTGGGATACTTATGTGGTTGACGGGCTTGTAAATGGAGTAGCCAATGTAATCAAGTATTTCAGCAGTACAGGGAGGAAGCTTCAGTCAGGATTTCTTAATACCTATGCCATGATAATGCTTGTTGGCATTTTTATTCTTGTGAGTTTTTACATAGTAATGCTGTGA
- a CDS encoding NADH-quinone oxidoreductase subunit C: protein MADDLEKRLLEKFPGAIEVLPPHRDLPSERTYRVSMGRIVDVCNYLKNDEKFNFLSDLCGVHYPDKDKKFEVVYHIFSIENKQRLRLKVAVGTGEKVPSVTGVWGTADWHERECFDLLGIEFSGHPNLKRILLPDDWEGHPLRKDYPLSGR from the coding sequence ATGGCTGATGATTTGGAAAAGAGACTGCTCGAAAAATTCCCCGGCGCTATAGAAGTGCTCCCTCCTCACAGGGATCTTCCAAGCGAGCGTACATACAGGGTAAGCATGGGCCGGATTGTTGATGTCTGCAACTACCTTAAAAACGATGAAAAATTTAATTTTCTATCTGACCTTTGCGGAGTCCATTATCCGGACAAAGACAAAAAGTTCGAGGTTGTCTATCACATTTTTTCAATTGAAAATAAACAGAGGCTAAGGCTCAAGGTCGCTGTCGGCACAGGTGAAAAGGTTCCCAGTGTCACAGGTGTCTGGGGTACGGCAGACTGGCACGAAAGAGAATGCTTTGACCTTTTGGGAATTGAATTTTCCGGTCACCCGAATCTGAAGAGGATACTTTTACCGGATGACTGGGAAGGTCACCCTTTGAGGAAAGATTATCCACTAAGTGGGCGTTAA
- a CDS encoding NADH-quinone oxidoreductase subunit I translates to MEDYIVISRECAERKQEIWYDFMQDLKAGLAVTLEYMFRKKVTMQYPYEKSTKDWEIPERWRGLHAYALKEDGSYRCIACSLCIKTCPDSCISMVVEGKGKDRVIKEFTVDLSRCSFCGMCFQICPVDAIVPTEEYEISCESKEEFVYPIDKLVENWKRSKKSKVVKPAETPAAEPAATAPAPVVKE, encoded by the coding sequence ATGGAAGACTATATCGTAATATCGAGAGAATGTGCGGAAAGGAAGCAGGAGATCTGGTATGATTTCATGCAGGACTTGAAAGCTGGACTTGCCGTCACCCTTGAATATATGTTCAGGAAAAAGGTTACCATGCAGTATCCCTATGAGAAATCCACGAAAGACTGGGAGATACCTGAGAGATGGAGAGGTCTTCACGCATACGCGCTGAAGGAAGACGGCTCTTACCGCTGTATCGCATGCAGTCTTTGTATAAAGACATGTCCTGATTCTTGCATATCAATGGTGGTTGAAGGGAAGGGGAAGGACAGAGTCATCAAGGAATTCACAGTCGATCTTTCAAGATGTTCTTTCTGCGGAATGTGTTTCCAGATATGCCCTGTAGATGCCATAGTCCCAACAGAGGAATATGAGATTTCCTGCGAGTCAAAAGAAGAATTCGTTTATCCAATAGATAAACTTGTAGAAAACTGGAAGAGGAGCAAGAAGAGCAAAGTTGTAAAACCAGCCGAGACACCGGCGGCAGAGCCTGCGGCAACAGCACCGGCTCCGGTAGTAAAGGAATAA
- a CDS encoding PAS domain S-box protein, whose product MILDNIDALVYVADIKTHEILFVNHYARNIFGEIKGKVCWQALQKNQSGPCSFCSNSKIVDADGNPTGTYEWENQNTLTGQWFKNIDRAITWTNSEVVRLEIATDITERKYSESLLQETTRFYETVISSAKEGIIVYGKDLHYLIWNHFMEEMTGFSMSEVIGKNPFDVFPRHKERGIDRLLQRALTGETVVSEDVQFNIPQTGKSGSFYEIYGPYYSSAGEIAGVIGIVNDITERKNAERQLAEANDFNEKLITKSSVGIYAYRSDGQCVLANDAAAKIVGASKEQLLQQNFRVIDSWKSSGILQSAEKTLETGTDSRSEFHFVTTFGKEAWFNCHFSRFILNNEPYLLLIIDDLTEKKKMEEEIQKAAKLESLGLLAGGIAHDFNNLLTGILGNINIVKMLTNAEKKEFKRLEEAEKASIRAMALTKQLLTFSKGGAPVKEVTSIKEVINDSALFAIRGSNVKCEFSIPEDIKPVEADKELLWQVMNNIVLNACQAMPEGGIINIRTRNLNTADDNKHPVKDGSYVMIIIEDHGTGIPKENLEKIFDPYFTTKKSGSGLGLASAYSIIKNHGGNISVASEPGKGTTFTIYIPASLKKPEKKVNLKEEKSAPEKAKILVMDDEELIRNVTGDMLNLIGYESFFANDGVEAVKLYKEAKDAGAPFDAVIMDLTIPGGMGGKEAIKKLLEIDSGVKAIVSSGYSDDHVMADYSKHGFLGVVRKPYKLNDLQNEIIRVLSEK is encoded by the coding sequence ATGATTCTTGATAACATCGATGCACTTGTGTATGTCGCAGACATCAAGACCCATGAAATTCTATTTGTAAACCATTATGCCAGAAATATTTTCGGGGAAATAAAGGGGAAGGTCTGCTGGCAGGCACTGCAAAAAAACCAATCCGGTCCATGCAGCTTCTGTTCAAACAGCAAAATTGTTGATGCAGATGGCAATCCTACAGGAACTTATGAATGGGAAAATCAGAACACATTAACAGGGCAATGGTTTAAAAACATCGACCGTGCTATCACATGGACGAACAGCGAAGTTGTAAGGCTCGAAATAGCAACAGATATTACAGAGCGGAAGTATTCTGAGTCTCTCTTGCAGGAAACAACCAGATTTTACGAGACAGTAATTTCAAGTGCCAAAGAGGGTATCATTGTTTATGGCAAAGATTTACACTATCTTATATGGAACCATTTTATGGAGGAAATGACAGGCTTTTCAATGTCAGAAGTAATTGGAAAAAATCCTTTCGATGTATTCCCTCGTCATAAAGAACGTGGCATTGACCGCTTATTGCAAAGAGCATTAACCGGAGAAACGGTTGTTTCAGAGGATGTTCAATTTAACATTCCACAAACCGGAAAATCAGGATCGTTTTACGAAATTTATGGACCATACTACTCTTCTGCAGGAGAGATCGCCGGTGTAATTGGAATTGTAAATGATATCACTGAAAGAAAGAACGCAGAAAGACAATTAGCTGAGGCAAACGATTTCAATGAAAAGCTTATAACAAAATCATCCGTAGGGATTTATGCTTATCGCAGTGACGGACAATGTGTTCTTGCAAATGACGCTGCTGCAAAAATTGTCGGGGCTTCAAAGGAACAACTACTTCAACAGAACTTCCGGGTTATTGATTCATGGAAGAGTTCCGGCATTCTGCAGAGTGCCGAAAAAACTCTTGAGACCGGAACCGACTCGCGCAGTGAATTTCATTTTGTAACAACATTTGGCAAAGAAGCTTGGTTTAACTGCCACTTCTCAAGATTCATCTTGAACAATGAGCCATATTTACTTCTCATCATAGACGACCTGACAGAAAAAAAGAAGATGGAAGAAGAAATTCAAAAAGCAGCTAAGTTAGAGTCTCTTGGCTTGCTTGCAGGAGGCATTGCCCATGATTTCAACAATCTGCTCACCGGAATTCTTGGAAACATCAATATAGTAAAAATGCTGACTAATGCTGAAAAAAAGGAATTTAAAAGACTGGAAGAAGCAGAAAAGGCATCTATCAGGGCAATGGCACTGACCAAGCAGCTGCTTACTTTCTCAAAAGGGGGTGCTCCTGTAAAGGAAGTAACCTCAATAAAGGAAGTGATCAATGACTCCGCTTTATTTGCAATAAGAGGATCAAATGTAAAATGCGAGTTTTCCATTCCAGAGGATATTAAACCTGTTGAAGCTGATAAAGAGCTATTATGGCAGGTAATGAATAATATTGTCTTAAATGCCTGCCAGGCAATGCCTGAAGGTGGCATTATCAATATACGAACAAGGAATTTAAACACTGCAGATGACAATAAACATCCAGTTAAAGATGGCAGCTATGTAATGATAATTATAGAGGACCATGGGACAGGGATACCAAAAGAAAATCTTGAAAAAATCTTTGATCCCTATTTTACAACAAAAAAGAGTGGGAGTGGGCTTGGCCTTGCCTCGGCATACTCAATAATAAAAAACCACGGCGGCAACATTTCAGTAGCATCGGAACCCGGCAAGGGAACGACTTTTACAATCTATATCCCGGCATCTCTTAAAAAACCTGAAAAAAAAGTAAATCTCAAAGAAGAAAAATCTGCGCCGGAGAAAGCAAAGATACTTGTAATGGATGATGAGGAACTAATAAGAAATGTCACAGGTGATATGCTGAATCTCATAGGTTATGAATCCTTCTTTGCAAATGATGGGGTTGAAGCAGTAAAACTTTATAAAGAAGCGAAAGACGCAGGAGCTCCCTTTGATGCCGTTATAATGGATTTAACTATTCCCGGCGGAATGGGTGGGAAAGAGGCAATAAAAAAACTTCTCGAAATTGATTCAGGTGTTAAGGCAATAGTTTCAAGCGGATATTCGGATGACCATGTAATGGCTGATTATAGCAAACATGGGTTTCTAGGGGTAGTAAGAAAGCCATACAAGCTTAATGATCTGCAGAATGAAATAATCAGGGTGCTGTCAGAGAAATAA
- the nuoK gene encoding NADH-quinone oxidoreductase subunit NuoK, with the protein MIPLSWYLTLSAILFIIGAVGVLTRKNALIILMSIELMLNSAAINFIAFSSYLKEVTGQIFVIMIITVAAAEAAVGLGIIIAMFRNKGSVNLDDYKLLKG; encoded by the coding sequence ATGATTCCATTAAGCTGGTATCTGACTTTAAGCGCCATTCTTTTCATAATAGGTGCGGTCGGTGTGCTTACAAGGAAGAATGCCCTTATTATATTAATGTCCATTGAGCTTATGCTTAATTCAGCTGCCATAAACTTCATAGCCTTTTCAAGCTATCTCAAGGAAGTTACCGGGCAGATTTTCGTAATAATGATAATCACTGTGGCAGCAGCAGAGGCTGCAGTCGGACTTGGCATTATCATAGCAATGTTCAGGAACAAGGGAAGCGTTAACCTTGATGATTACAAGCTGTTGAAAGGATAA
- a CDS encoding NADH-quinone oxidoreductase subunit B, protein MGLIENRFSPNILITSADYIFNWSRKSALWGMTFGLACCAIEMMATGAARYDFFERSGMVFRGSPRQADMMIIAGTVTKKMAPIIEKLYAQMPDPKWVVSMGACANTGGIFPTYSVIQGVDKIIPVDVYIPGCPPRPEALCHGLMMLQEKIMKETMAKKEIK, encoded by the coding sequence ATGGGTTTGATAGAAAACAGGTTTAGTCCAAACATCCTGATTACCAGCGCAGATTACATATTCAACTGGTCAAGAAAGTCCGCGCTCTGGGGAATGACATTCGGGCTCGCATGCTGCGCTATAGAAATGATGGCAACGGGTGCAGCCCGATATGATTTCTTTGAGCGTTCAGGGATGGTTTTCAGGGGGTCGCCGAGACAGGCGGACATGATGATAATAGCAGGAACCGTTACGAAAAAGATGGCACCAATCATCGAAAAGCTTTATGCACAGATGCCTGATCCCAAATGGGTGGTTTCAATGGGAGCCTGCGCAAACACAGGCGGGATATTCCCCACATACAGCGTAATACAGGGTGTAGATAAGATAATCCCTGTTGATGTTTATATTCCAGGATGTCCTCCAAGGCCTGAAGCTTTGTGCCACGGGCTTATGATGCTGCAGGAAAAGATAATGAAAGAAACGATGGCTAAGAAAGAGATTAAATAA
- the nuoH gene encoding NADH-quinone oxidoreductase subunit NuoH, producing MIADLIRDIVIAIIKIAVVMGVCALGVAYTAYLERKVCGWIQSRVGPMRVGYHGILQPIADGLKLFLKEDIIPTPADKIVFYLAPVICLVPAFTVLAVIPWSPQFYITDINIGLLYIFAVASLGIFGIVMAGWSSNSKYPLLGGLRSAAQMVSYEVSLGLSIIGVIIFAESLSMVNIIKMQTDSGIWFILLQPLGFILYFICGLAETNRLPFDLPEAETELVAGFHTEYSGMKFAFFYLAEYMNMIVVSAIGVTLFLGGWGSPFSFLKIEFPEGLGIIKTVLDALMPVFWFCLKIVFMLFVFIWIRWTFPRYRYDQLMRIGWKVLIPFTLVNLVFAGVMFFFYEKLKWYVFFPATWFITAILVVLCFRFIKSFDSFCMADGRPQE from the coding sequence ATGATAGCTGACCTTATCCGCGACATTGTTATCGCCATAATAAAGATAGCGGTTGTAATGGGGGTTTGCGCTCTTGGCGTTGCTTACACGGCTTACCTTGAAAGAAAGGTCTGCGGCTGGATTCAATCAAGGGTAGGGCCGATGCGTGTCGGCTATCATGGCATACTTCAGCCGATTGCCGACGGACTGAAGCTTTTCCTTAAGGAAGATATCATACCTACGCCGGCAGACAAGATAGTGTTTTACCTTGCGCCTGTGATATGTCTTGTTCCCGCATTTACAGTCCTTGCTGTAATACCCTGGAGTCCGCAGTTCTATATAACTGATATAAATATCGGTCTCCTTTATATATTCGCAGTTGCATCGCTTGGTATTTTCGGTATCGTAATGGCAGGCTGGTCGTCAAACAGCAAATATCCTCTACTTGGAGGACTCCGCTCTGCTGCACAGATGGTCAGCTATGAAGTTTCTCTCGGTCTCTCAATAATCGGAGTGATTATATTCGCAGAGAGTCTGAGCATGGTGAACATAATAAAAATGCAGACTGACAGCGGTATCTGGTTCATATTGTTACAACCTCTCGGGTTTATCCTCTATTTTATATGCGGGCTTGCAGAGACTAACAGGCTTCCTTTTGATTTGCCTGAAGCTGAGACAGAGCTTGTTGCAGGATTCCATACTGAATACAGCGGTATGAAGTTTGCCTTCTTCTATCTTGCCGAATATATGAACATGATCGTTGTCTCGGCAATCGGGGTCACTCTTTTCCTTGGCGGATGGGGAAGTCCTTTCAGTTTTCTAAAGATAGAGTTCCCTGAGGGTCTTGGAATTATAAAGACAGTCCTTGATGCACTGATGCCGGTGTTCTGGTTCTGTCTTAAGATAGTATTTATGCTTTTTGTTTTTATCTGGATAAGGTGGACTTTCCCGCGCTACAGATATGACCAGCTTATGAGAATAGGCTGGAAAGTCCTGATTCCATTTACGCTTGTTAATCTTGTGTTTGCCGGAGTTATGTTCTTCTTCTACGAAAAACTCAAATGGTATGTCTTTTTCCCGGCTACTTGGTTTATCACGGCAATACTTGTTGTTTTATGTTTCAGGTTTATAAAGAGTTTTGATTCATTCTGTATGGCTGATGGAAGGCCGCAGGAGTAA
- a CDS encoding NADH-quinone oxidoreductase subunit A, with protein MDFFANFNEYREIGEYIPIALLFAAAIIFAIGTLIVALIVRPNNPSQEKLSPYECGLEPATPDARGAYNVRYFLIAVLFIIFDVETIFLFPWAVVYKKIAFFGFIEMMLFIVILLVGYFYAWKKGALEWV; from the coding sequence ATGGATTTTTTTGCTAACTTTAATGAGTACCGTGAAATAGGTGAGTACATTCCTATAGCGCTGCTTTTTGCAGCAGCTATCATATTTGCTATCGGAACACTGATAGTTGCCCTCATTGTAAGACCGAATAACCCCAGTCAGGAAAAGTTGAGCCCTTATGAGTGCGGGCTTGAACCTGCAACCCCTGATGCGCGCGGTGCATATAACGTAAGATATTTTCTGATAGCAGTTCTTTTCATAATATTTGATGTTGAAACAATATTTCTTTTCCCCTGGGCTGTGGTCTATAAGAAGATCGCGTTTTTCGGTTTCATAGAGATGATGCTCTTTATAGTCATACTTCTTGTAGGTTATTTTTATGCCTGGAAAAAAGGAGCGCTTGAATGGGTTTGA
- a CDS encoding NADH-quinone oxidoreductase subunit J, whose protein sequence is MEISSIATVFHYVIFLTLAFITVASAIMVITREEIVHSALYLVLGFFGVAGIYIQLRAQFIAAVQILVYAGGIMVLYLFVILLVNKRVTETAKPHTAFKFLSSIVGVTLLFEFFYIFVRSGKVISSVFSGSYLQGTVENIGIQLYTKYLFQFELVSLVLLAAMVGAIILSRKS, encoded by the coding sequence ATGGAAATTTCATCAATAGCAACTGTATTTCACTATGTGATTTTCTTAACCCTTGCATTTATTACCGTTGCTTCAGCGATAATGGTGATAACAAGGGAAGAGATAGTGCACAGCGCACTTTATCTTGTATTGGGATTTTTTGGTGTAGCTGGAATTTATATACAGCTTAGAGCTCAGTTTATCGCTGCTGTTCAGATACTTGTTTATGCAGGGGGTATCATGGTGCTTTATCTCTTTGTAATACTCCTTGTAAACAAGAGGGTCACGGAAACAGCAAAGCCCCATACAGCATTCAAATTCCTCTCTTCTATAGTTGGCGTGACTCTGCTCTTTGAATTTTTCTATATCTTTGTCCGGTCAGGGAAGGTCATTTCCTCGGTTTTTTCCGGAAGCTACCTTCAGGGGACTGTTGAGAATATTGGCATTCAGCTTTATACGAAGTATCTGTTCCAGTTTGAACTTGTTTCGCTTGTGCTTCTTGCGGCAATGGTCGGCGCAATAATATTAAGCAGGAAATCATAG